The nucleotide window AAAATGTATGAAACAAAGACAGAAACTGCAATGAACAAAGTCCAAGTACACTTAGTAACATTTCCTCATATATGGCGTCGCGGAGTTTCTGAGTCCAcatcttttaattaaaataaatcacaaatcaaatttttagtATACTGTTTTTGGATATCACAATTACAAGAGCGTACGTTAGAATCAAGAATACCCATACCCTGTTTTTCGTGTCATTTAAGTCAAATATTTTACTGTCTAAAGAATTCGTATGCGATTAAGGGGTGTTGGCACTGCTATTTTGCACCTAAGCTGAAGATTAATATCAACATTGCTCGTagcttacaaaattttattgtgttagaatcaaaattttaaaaaattattgtaagaaatcaaaataaagaaattaaatatttggtggctttttgcttgaaaaaaaaataaaattgtttcgtgttaaatttactatttaatGCAAACTAAACAACACATAATTTATACTAGTTTAGGAAAGGTATGACATAATGTGTCATGGTCATAGAACTGCATACATTTATGTTTAATTGGACGTTACTGTCAATAAAAACACTATCTTAATATGTTTTGaattactttattatatttgtcTACGCTTCAACTGGAtcttttactttatttgtttcattttcggcaattttttgTCTGTTTCGCCAAGCAGACATATAAGTGCGCGGATGGATGGGCAAAAAACCAGCAATACCCAATAGTTCTGCTGTTGGTGTGGACAGATGAGCACCTCGACCCAACCAATAGCGTATACgttcaaaattaaaagaaaccaAACGTTCATTTTTCTGATTTGGCATTGGATCATAAGTACCAACTTGTTCTATTACTGGCTGGTGTTGATTTTTTCGAgtctaaaaaatgttaaacttagTAAATATAAGCCAAAAAGTATTTTGAGCGGTACATACCTCCATGACGACAACATGGTAGAAGGGACGATTTGTACAACCCAAACGGACAAAGCGGATAATTTTGGAAGAATGTTTATAGTAGCGCCCAATGCCACTTGCTGGAGATAATGACATCTTTTTATATCAGTCCTTATAGTCACTTAAaccaatttatatttaaacttgtAAACTAGCCTAACATTGATGTTACGAAAACACGAGCGATTAGTGTAATCAAAAATAGAGATATTTTTGACAAATGAACAGCTGAGTTTGTAATGTGTagccatataatatatttttttataatgtttttcagAAAAAGGTAAATCTATGAAAATATTGTTCAATACAATCGTATTAAAATAATCAGTGATATAAtgtcaaatttgaaaaaaaattaattatacctTATGCTATGCCAGTATTCACTTGTAATAGTTTTTATATATCTGTGTCGaattaaaataagttatttgattatttgtttgttttaattacaatttttcatcaaatgacaaaataaattacacacttgaaataaattgttatttattttaagaatctTTTGCGTTAATATTATTGgtttttattccattttcgTTCAATTAGTGTCCACTGTCTTTGTTTATCGACTGTAATTCACATATCAGTATTATTAAAACATGGTGGCAACTTGGTTTTCTTTAGAAGAAGACGGCATAATTGCAGGTACGGTGTTTTTGCTCGGAGTTTTTCagcaatttatttgtaaaatactgGTGTTAAATTACCTAAATTAGTGAACCAAATGTGTGTTAAGttaatcatttttaaatatgtataaaattatgaatatttgcaTGATTTATGTGTACAGTTAATTAGTTTTATAGTGTGTGACCATCATTTCAAGATCCCATAATGTATTTTTGGGGTTGAATGCTACATATGAAATGCTTATTCATTGTGCATTAATGGAAGAAATATTGGTGCGAAAGAGAAATGTGTGCTTGTGCAATACTATTGAAATGGCGTCCTGTCGCATGAAATTTTCTCCACATGGATCATAGTGACTGTTtgaatgtatataataattagtTTATTAAAGATATTTCTAAAATACATGTTCCCTATATTATGTTGAAGAGGAACAAATGTAAAATATGGTAGGACGCGTTGTTAAGCTTGTGGAAAAATGCCCATTTATACTCCATTTTGTTCTCGTTAAATTCAATATGAATGTTTCCACTCGGGTTATTCGCTTTTGTTCTCTACTTTTTGGATAAACCGCATAGGGAAATATTGAAGCTGGTGCTCTCTTTTCCTAACATAGCTTTGGTAACTACATACAAATCTGCTATTTCACTCAAACCATATATTTGAGGGCGGCTACATAGTAAGGGTTGCCGGTTTTGTGGTGGGTTTttgatttcttaatattttcgcTATACCTAAGCATACGCAAAAGTAAAAATTGATCTTTGGATGAAAAAATAATCATTAGAAAAGAACAGtcctttaaataattataataatttaaagtggcatcaatatttgattttttttccagCGTTAAGGTACAACTCTGGTTAAGGTTAAGCATCAAAATCCGGCTTCATTTAGTATCAATCGAGAGGTTGATAAACTTAAAACGATAGgttagaaaaagaaaaacggtGGAGTGGTATAAACGGATGACGAATGTTATCTTTCGAATCGTTCATTAAAGCCGAATAAAAATTGAGGAAAGAAAAGCCGAAGTGACCATTATTGCCAACTGTGTGTATAAATAAGTTTTTCATTACAATAAATCGTATATGattcctttattttttattttattggttttcagatgtaatttcaaatattttccgtcACAGAAacttcaattatatattttagctgattttaaatttattttaaagaaacgtttttatatatctattcaacacaataaaaatattgtattttaaataattattgagtAGGCTGGCAACAACGTGTCAAGcagaaatttataaatcaattttttgtgtATGCAATTAGTGTGTTTTACGCTTAACAAAAGGTAATTTTCCAactaaaatactaaatttaaattgatcataTAGTGTAAGTAGTGGATAATTGTATATAGGGTTATtgttaatttgttaaaatatgtatttttgaattcTTAAGAAAAGGATCATCGCTAAAGAATGAAAAGTCTTTGGCGTGAAAGTCTCACcaagtaaaatttagaaaattttaactttttgtggTGAAGTACAACTTTCAGAAGATCGAATGACAAGTAGAATAACCATGTGCATTAGTGAATGCTCTTATGGCTTGTTGAGGAGTAAAATTGGTATTTGTTGAAATGTGATAGCAGGTTgagagtaattaattttttaccggCGTCGGAATATGGATGAGTGAGTCTAGCTAATGTAGGAAATGAAACCTGGGGCAGAAATCATTGTACAgagatgaaataattttattattattagcaaaatatttgttaatgctttaatttatttagcatagatataattttttttgcaataactttttaatttctttaaggaAATACGTTATTTAATTTGTGCATCattctatattttttggttttttctagATTATGATATAAGTAGTTGACAAAGAAAACTCATAAAACTAAGGTTTCATAGTTTTCATTTTAAAGTTCTTTAAATTGTCTAATTTTATTGCagtaaacatttaatatttactttcgtAAATATCCAATTCGTTTCCGTAACTTAATTCATTTCTCTATATAAAATTCTATACAGTTATACTAAAGATtaatcgtagataatttcgtactttatttaacaaaaatattttcttttctcacCTTTCTCCCCAAAGCTTACTTGTAAATAcagtgtacatataaatatgagcACACAAAATCGAAATAGCGGCGGTGGTCGCAACCAAAAGAAATCAAATTCTGGTAGTGGAGGCGGCGGAGGTGGTGATTCTGCCTTACAGACATCAGCTAAGAAAACAGATGTCTCAAAGACAGAAAAGGAAAAGTCGCATCCAAAGGTAAGTAAGAATTAACAATTACAAATGTAAgtacgtaatttttttttttaactttgcactttaaataaattgcacAGCCAACTGCTGAACAATTACGCATTGCCCAAATCACCAATAGTAACACATCAGAAGATCCGCAAATGCGCGAAAAAGTTGCCACACTTATTGAGATGACTCAACGTTCCGAAGAGGAAGTATGTTGCGCTTTATATGAATGCGATAACGATTTGGAGCTTGCTGTTGTATATCTTTTGGAGACCCTTCCAGTGGTTTGTTAATTACTATATTTAGATTATTAATTAGATTTAGTCATtgacattttacattttacattaaCTACAGGGAGCATTTGAAACATCttcaaagaagaaaaagaacaaAGCTGCAAGTTCCGGGCAAGAAAATGCTGGAGGTGATGGAGAATGGACTGACACCAATGCAAACACCGACAGACGTGAAAAATCACGTAATCGGAGTAGTAATCGTGGCGGACGCGGTGGTACCGATAGCCGGGGTTGTAAGTTCCCTttaattaatgtatatataacacATTATTCGTAAATAATGATAAACGTTAAATAGGGCGCGGCAGAGAGGCCCGTGAGAACGAACGTAATTTACGTGATTCACGTGGCGGCGATGATCGCAATGACAACTACCGGCGTAGAGAAGGTGGGGGAGGTGGAGGTGGTGTTAGGAGTGGTGGTGGCCGTGGCGGTGGGTATGCCGGTCGTGGAGGTCGTGGTGGCGGTCGATTTGGTGCTGGTGGCCGAGGCACTGGTGGTCGCGGTGAACGTGGCTTTAATTCTCGTTCTGGCACTAATGAAGATCACCATGAGGTGGAGTTATGGGACAACACCATTGCTCAAAATGCTGagaagcaacagcagcaaatgcAAGATGATGCTTGGGGTGACTGGGATAATGAAGAATACGTAGGTTCGCTTAAAGACAGTAAAGTATTTACCACAAGCAATTTGCCAAATCAGACGGCAGCAAGTGTGGTAAGTGGTGGTGTTAGTAGTATCAGTGGCGTTGTAAGTGGCGGTACAAGTGAGATATCGGCACCACCAGGATTGGAACATCACTTGGGCAATTCAGGATTGGTAGGCACTTCAACCTccccgcagcagcagcagcagcaaggatCTCATCTGAATGCGCTTGTCAGCAATTCAGTTGGTATTGCAGGCGCAAGTCCGTCTGGGGGTAATACCAACATAAATGACGAAAGCTCAACTGTCAGTTCAGTTGTGCAGTCTGCGTCGGCGTCTACAACTCCCATGATGCAGTATAGTGCAGCAGTTACCAACACACAACTATCCCAATCTCAGACACTGactcagcagcaacaacaacagccagtgCTAGCCGGTTCAAGCAACTTGGCTGCAACGGCTCTTAGTAATACTCCGTATGGCAGTGCAGCGGATACATTCTCTAATGCTGCTACAGCAGCTGCAAATTTGGTGCAACAagtacagcagcagcaacagcaacaacaacagcctcAAGGGCAAATTAAAGCTTCGGCAACACTTTCCGTAGAGCAATCTCAGTATTTCAATTCATTGACGTCGCAGAACGCTGCAGCCGCAGCTGCAacaacattgcaacaacaacaacagttaccATCGACGTATGCACAAAATGCGGCTGCCGTGCAATATCCAACATCATACGCAAACGTATTTGGGTCAGCTGCAGTTGCCACGGCAACAGCCACAAGTGGTCTGGGCGTAGCTAGTGCTGATCAAACGCAACTCTCAGGTGGCGTACAACAGCCTCAAGTGCGTAGAGCGCGTGCCAAACTACCACCGCCTTCGAAAGTAAGTTCATATATTTGTGATTTTCCTAAGGGATAGAGAGAAAAATTCATTATATCAATATCTTAGATACCATCGACCGCTGTTGAGATGCCAGGAGACACGTTGAACAATATCGGCTACCTGGATGTGCAATTTGGAGGCCTTGACTTCGGTACAGAAGATACTTTCGACGCTTTGCCAGAGAAGTTTGGTGCTGCTGTGACGATTGAaggtcaacagcagcagcaacaaacacaaTCGCAACAGCAATTGGTACAATCGCCACAGGATGTGTCAACTGATTATCAAAACAAGAacaatgtgcaacaacaacaagcatcatTGTCGGCAGGGTTACAGAGTACACAACTGGTAAGAATGTTTTTcttgtatatttgtaataatgactctaataaagtaaataaatacacttaGGGTGACGCATTATCAACTGGCTACTCACAACGTGGTACAGCAGCtgtgcagcaacagcaacagcaggtTGTTAGCGGTGGAAATGGAGTTGGTGTAAGTGTTGGTGGTGGTAGCTCCTCTGTTGGTGGCACTTCCAATCACACATTGGATTTGAGTAAAAGCGATCCATACGGTCATTCACAGAGTGCTACTAACTCAACTGGCTATCCAACGAGCGCTTACCAAACTAGTGTGTCTGTAGCAAACAAGACTGCTAATGCTTATCAGCCATCCGCTGCCGGGCAAGTTTACAACAGCAGTAGTTACGCAAATGTGCAGGTAATTAATGCAAATACAACgtttaagttttatattttggtttatGTGTGTAAAGTATTGACACTATTTATCGgtgatattatttgttaatatttacattttgatttAGTCCTCCGCGGCAAATACATACCAACCGCAATCGTACGGTTCGTATCAGCAGACTTCGTTGAATTCCTATCAGCAGCAGCAGGCGGCAGTGAACGCGCAGTCGGGATCGAATTCTGTAGCGGGAGGCGGTGTAAACGTTGGAAACAGTGGAAGTGCGGCACAAAACATTCCTGCAGTTGGTGGCAACGGCGGCAATAGTAAtgcaaagtaagtaaaaaacagaaaattgttCACTAATATTTACAGCCTACTTTATTACACTGACTTTTGTTTAGTATTAATATCTGTATtatgaaattgattttgaattaatattttattagtttgtatataatttcgttGCCTTGTtcttgtatatgtatgaatgattgctttttgagttttgttttacaaatcGATTGCTTTAACAATTATCCCAAATCAAATTCTCACTTTCTTCCCGCCCGCCAACCCACTGCCTTTGGCTTTAACGCTTACAATTTTTGTTGACAAACCTAATCTAACGCTGTAGCAATACAAATACTGGATATTTGTCAACCGGCTACCCAACACAACAAAGCGCGTACCAGTCCAGCCAAAGTGTATACGGTGGAACTGGTCTCTCAAATAGTTCAGGGTAAGTAAATTTTGCGATGCAAATAGTacaaaagtattaattttttgagtattttatgCGTTAAccaaactaattatttttatatttgcttcaaATTAACATGTATTTAGTTGTATTTGTATACGCGTTTATCATATTGATATATACAAGCCAAGGATTAAAAGTATAACTACTAAAAGGTATAGGATTGTTTGCTGTAGAATCAGCTCTCAAATTCAATATAGACATTTGATTTGATTGATAAAAAGTATTATCTGATGGGCAAGAAAATCCTACAGCCGTTCGTGGGCAGCCTAAAACTCgtgaattaattttatgtttaaacTTTTGGAGTTCATTTGAACTTTAATTTGAAGAATtgcatatttctttaattaaaatatttactagaatttgcaaaaatatagtGAATCATGTGCtgttagaaattttaaatataaaatttaatatgaatgtATCTAAATCATCACAAAATTCCAAAGGAAGAGCTAAGCGTTTAGGTAGAAtttcctatttttattattgaaggGTGAGGGCTATTTGCATCGGACagtttatttgtagatattatGCAGTTAAATGTTAACGTTGTAGGAAAAATGTTGTAAATTAACACATATTGTCATTGTTTCGTTACCGTTTTGTTACCGTACAGGTTCACCGGTAGCACAAATACTTCGTCCTCTCAATACACTAACTTTAGTACAAGTGCGAAATTGAAGGATGCGGCAACAGCGTCTAGTGGTTCGCATTACGAAAGGTAAGTAATGAGTTAAATGATTTGTTTCATTGACTGATTACTGTATTTTcaactaataataatagttttcaagaattttttataaatacatatttactgatACTTGGTACAACGgtgtaataatcataaaatacacatttatacatacatatttacatatgcttcCATTGTTCATTTTAGTGTCTCATCTAGCAATGTTGGCAGCAGTAGTGCATCAACTGGGAACTCGACAGTGTCTGCTAATTCGTCGACCAATCCGGCTTCGTCGGTTAACTGTAGGCATTGTTAAATAATCTAAAGTTGTCTTATCGATATGaatggatttttgtttttgtttctcaaCTTTTACAGCCAACAATTCGAATGTGAACAGCAACAGCTCGAGCGTGGCGGCAAGTAATAGTGTAAGCAGTGCTAGCAGCAGTAATGTGAATACGAATAGCAGCAGCACTGTTAGTGGCGGTGGCAGCAGTGGTGGTAGTGGTGGTGCTGGGGGCAGTGGTGCCGgtggcagtagcagcagcagcaaccctGCATCTGTAGTGGCCGCAGCAGCTGCGGCTGTTTCATCGTCTTCAAATAAGACAATCGCTAGCGGAATGGTGCCCAACATCCAAATGGTTAGTCAATATATTCAGACTGGATTGCCATTCTATCAGCAACCAGTTTATTCTTACGAGGATATGCAAATGATGCAACAGAGAGTGCCACACGTGGTGAGTTCACATATGGAGAAAATGCAAAACTTAGAAAAATCAATCAATccaatgaaaatttcacaagCATCCATTAAATTCCATTTATGATTAAAAATGCAATAggtgttcaaaatcattttcatCTTTCACACCTCCTAAAAATAActtattcattttcattttgtgagattaaaaaataatacttggaTATTCACTAAAttactcatttatttttaagtctaataaatatgttgtttaaaaactatttttcatcctcTATGCTAATCTATATTGCAATTGGCCATTTAATTCATCACATCTGGTATTgaaatggtttaaaaaaaaattcgaatggGAATAAATAACCTCATAACtgctttcaaaacaaaattatggtTTGCATGGTTTGCACACGTGATTAATGTGATCGGAAACATAGTGTTTTTTAACAAACTTATATAACATATCTTCTGGGTGAAAGCTAACTactatttttgtacatttttgctattcaatttatttttgagttttCCTTCTCCCATATGATTTAAGTGAAACTAATACTCCATCCCAATGCTTATTTGTAATATGTTGCCTTTACTGCATCGCactttcttttgtaaaaaaaaaaacacatgaaATGAAACGAAGCGGTGTATATCTTGTTTTTGGCTAGTTATTTAACAACATCCGCTAGCTTGCATTAATGTTTTCATACCTCGTTCGATGTACCATAATATCCAACGAGTCCCATCTCACAGTCACgcgcaataataaatatttgattttgtgcAATATAAGTATGTTAAAACTTTTACGCTCTCCTTACATTAAGTAAAGTCATTgttcaataaaaaacattaatttgtgTGCTTTGGTTTTGGTTTTCATAGCTAAATATGGTGCTTCGTTTCATTCATCATGTCTGTGTTTTCGTATATCGCACATTCTATGattttaattccaaaataaatgtattaaaaatgtatattttatatttaatttacagCAAGGTTATTACGATCTCAACTACACTCCGACTAGTTTGGGCACCGGCCGAGATAATTTGGGTTCTGTAGCATATTCTACGATGACTGATGCACGTTTTACAAGAACGGACAATAATTCTAGCCCAGTTAGCAAtgtaagcatatatatatacacagacTAGTGTTTCTTAAACCATTTTCTGTAAAATTATTCCTCACACATACAACATAGGTTTCAAGTACAATGTCACAGCAAGCAGGCTCGGGCGGCCCCATGCTAAATGTTCCTTTCTACTACTATGGTGGAAGTGTTATGCCTGGCAGTTTTCAGTATGGCACACCGGCAATTTATCCGGTATGTATAAAGCATTTTATGGAACTTTACATgttatttcacattttcacatctatatattttttgtttatctatTTTAGCAGCAAATTCCTGCTGCTAATACAGCGTCGGGTGGTCAATTCGCAAAGCCTTCTTACAGTACTGGTTACGGTTCGACCAGCTACGATGCGTTGTCGCAAGCTTCACAAGATTACACAAAGGGCGCTTATCCGTCGAGCGTAAATCAGcaaacaaaatcacaaaatgTAGCGAATCCGCCCCAAACCGGAACAAGCTCGGACATAACATCGTCCATGTATAGTAAGACACACGTTGCGCTGAACAAAGTCAATGTGAGTTTATCCGTTCGAAATTTACATATTGATCAGatagaatttttatataaactttcTTACACAGTcgtatgaaaaacaaaatttccattCGGGCACTCCGCCACCATTCAATATGCCGAATACGCAGACAGCTGGTGGAACCTCAGCTCAACCCTACGGCATGTATTTGCCGATGCCGACAGCAGGTCATCACAATATGATTCATCAACCAATCCATCAGGTAATGTAATGAGCAATAAATTATCATAAACGCGTATATTCTTGCACATCTTGTTGACCCCTGTTTAGCTAAAAggcatttata belongs to Zeugodacus cucurbitae isolate PBARC_wt_2022May chromosome 6, idZeuCucr1.2, whole genome shotgun sequence and includes:
- the LOC105221344 gene encoding protein lingerer isoform X5, encoding MSTQNRNSGGGRNQKKSNSGSGGGGGGDSALQTSAKKTDVSKTEKEKSHPKPTAEQLRIAQITNSNTSEDPQMREKVATLIEMTQRSEEEVCCALYECDNDLELAVVYLLETLPVGAFETSSKKKKNKAASSGQENAGGDGEWTDTNANTDRREKSRNRSSNRGGRGGTDSRGWRGREARENERNLRDSRGGDDRNDNYRRREGGGGGGGVRSGGGRGGGYAGRGGRGGGRFGAGGRGTGGRGERGFNSRSGTNEDHHEVELWDNTIAQNAEKQQQQMQDDAWGDWDNEEYVGSLKDSKVFTTSNLPNQTAASVVSGGVSSISGVVSGGTSEISAPPGLEHHLGNSGLVGTSTSPQQQQQQGSHLNALVSNSVGIAGASPSGGNTNINDESSTVSSVVQSASASTTPMMQYSAAVTNTQLSQSQTLTQQQQQQPVLAGSSNLAATALSNTPYGSAADTFSNAATAAANLVQQVQQQQQQQQQPQGQIKASATLSVEQSQYFNSLTSQNAAAAAATTLQQQQQLPSTYAQNAAAVQYPTSYANVFGSAAVATATATSGLGVASADQTQLSGGVQQPQVRRARAKLPPPSKIPSTAVEMPGDTLNNIGYLDVQFGGLDFGTEDTFDALPEKFGAAVTIEGQQQQQQTQSQQQLVQSPQDVSTDYQNKNNVQQQQASLSAGLQSTQLGDALSTGYSQRGTAAVQQQQQQVVSGGNGVGVSVGGGSSSVGGTSNHTLDLSKSDPYGHSQSATNSTGYPTSAYQTSVSVANKTANAYQPSAAGQVYNSSSYANVQSSAANTYQPQSYGSYQQTSLNSYQQQQAAVNAQSGSNSVAGGGVNVGNSGSAAQNIPAVGGNGGNSNANNTNTGYLSTGYPTQQSAYQSSQSVYGGTGLSNSSGFTGSTNTSSSQYTNFSTSAKLKDAATASSGSHYESVSSSNVGSSSASTGNSTVSANSSTNPASSVNSNNSNVNSNSSSVAASNSVSSASSSNVNTNSSSTVSGGGSSGGSGGAGGSGAGGSSSSSNPASVVAAAAAAVSSSSNKTIASGMVPNIQMVSQYIQTGLPFYQQPVYSYEDMQMMQQRVPHVQGYYDLNYTPTSLGTGRDNLGSVAYSTMTDARFTRTDNNSSPVSNVSSTMSQQAGSGGPMLNVPFYYYGGSVMPGSFQYGTPAIYPQIPAANTASGGQFAKPSYSTGYGSTSYDALSQASQDYTKGAYPSSVNQQTKSQNVANPPQTGTSSDITSSMYSKTHVALNKVNSYEKQNFHSGTPPPFNMPNTQTAGGTSAQPYGMYLPMPTAGHHNMIHQPIHQDSNSTGQRQQTSSQSKSAAKQGYSPSYWTGQN
- the LOC105221344 gene encoding protein lingerer isoform X1 codes for the protein MSTQNRNSGGGRNQKKSNSGSGGGGGGDSALQTSAKKTDVSKTEKEKSHPKPTAEQLRIAQITNSNTSEDPQMREKVATLIEMTQRSEEEVCCALYECDNDLELAVVYLLETLPVGAFETSSKKKKNKAASSGQENAGGDGEWTDTNANTDRREKSRNRSSNRGGRGGTDSRGWRGREARENERNLRDSRGGDDRNDNYRRREGGGGGGGVRSGGGRGGGYAGRGGRGGGRFGAGGRGTGGRGERGFNSRSGTNEDHHEVELWDNTIAQNAEKQQQQMQDDAWGDWDNEEYVGSLKDSKVFTTSNLPNQTAASVVSGGVSSISGVVSGGTSEISAPPGLEHHLGNSGLVGTSTSPQQQQQQGSHLNALVSNSVGIAGASPSGGNTNINDESSTVSSVVQSASASTTPMMQYSAAVTNTQLSQSQTLTQQQQQQPVLAGSSNLAATALSNTPYGSAADTFSNAATAAANLVQQVQQQQQQQQQPQGQIKASATLSVEQSQYFNSLTSQNAAAAAATTLQQQQQLPSTYAQNAAAVQYPTSYANVFGSAAVATATATSGLGVASADQTQLSGGVQQPQVRRARAKLPPPSKIPSTAVEMPGDTLNNIGYLDVQFGGLDFGTEDTFDALPEKFGAAVTIEGQQQQQQTQSQQQLVQSPQDVSTDYQNKNNVQQQQASLSAGLQSTQLGDALSTGYSQRGTAAVQQQQQQVVSGGNGVGVSVGGGSSSVGGTSNHTLDLSKSDPYGHSQSATNSTGYPTSAYQTSVSVANKTANAYQPSAAGQVYNSSSYANVQSSAANTYQPQSYGSYQQTSLNSYQQQQAAVNAQSGSNSVAGGGVNVGNSGSAAQNIPAVGGNGGNSNANNTNTGYLSTGYPTQQSAYQSSQSVYGGTGLSNSSGFTGSTNTSSSQYTNFSTSAKLKDAATASSGSHYESVSSSNVGSSSASTGNSTVSANSSTNPASSVNSNNSNVNSNSSSVAASNSVSSASSSNVNTNSSSTVSGGGSSGGSGGAGGSGAGGSSSSSNPASVVAAAAAAVSSSSNKTIASGMVPNIQMVSQYIQTGLPFYQQPVYSYEDMQMMQQRVPHVQGYYDLNYTPTSLGTGRDNLGSVAYSTMTDARFTRTDNNSSPVSNVSSTMSQQAGSGGPMLNVPFYYYGGSVMPGSFQYGTPAIYPQQIPAANTASGGQFAKPSYSTGYGSTSYDALSQASQDYTKGAYPSSVNQQTKSQNVANPPQTGTSSDITSSMYSKTHVALNKVNSYEKQNFHSGTPPPFNMPNTQTAGGTSAQPYGMYLPMPTAGHHNMIHQPIHQMDGRIHNSSRRDSNSTGQRQQTSSQSKSAAKQGYSPSYWTGQN
- the LOC105221344 gene encoding protein lingerer isoform X8 translates to MSTQNRNSGGGRNQKKSNSGSGGGGGGDSALQTSAKKTDVSKTEKEKSHPKPTAEQLRIAQITNSNTSEDPQMREKVATLIEMTQRSEEEVCCALYECDNDLELAVVYLLETLPVGAFETSSKKKKNKAASSGQENAGGDGEWTDTNANTDRREKSRNRSSNRGGRGGTDSRGWRGREARENERNLRDSRGGDDRNDNYRRREGGGGGGGVRSGGGRGGGYAGRGGRGGGRFGAGGRGTGGRGERGFNSRSGTNEDHHEVELWDNTIAQNAEKQQQQMQDDAWGDWDNEEYVGSLKDSKVFTTSNLPNQTAASVVSGGVSSISGVVSGGTSEISAPPGLEHHLGNSGLVGTSTSPQQQQQQGSHLNALVSNSVGIAGASPSGGNTNINDESSTVSSVVQSASASTTPMMQYSAAVTNTQLSQSQTLTQQQQQQPVLAGSSNLAATALSNTPYGSAADTFSNAATAAANLVQQVQQQQQQQQQPQGQIKASATLSVEQSQYFNSLTSQNAAAAAATTLQQQQQLPSTYAQNAAAVQYPTSYANVFGSAAVATATATSGLGVASADQTQLSGGVQQPQVRRARAKLPPPSKIPSTAVEMPGDTLNNIGYLDVQFGGLDFGTEDTFDALPEKFGAAVTIEGQQQQQQTQSQQQLVQSPQDVSTDYQNKNNVQQQQASLSAGLQSTQLGDALSTGYSQRGTAAVQQQQQQVVSGGNGVGVSVGGGSSSVGGTSNHTLDLSKSDPYGHSQSATNSTGYPTSAYQTSVSVANKTANAYQPSAAGQVYNSSSYANVQSSAANTYQPQSYGSYQQTSLNSYQQQQAAVNAQSGSNSVAGGGVNVGNSGSAAQNIPAVGGNGGNSNANNTNTGYLSTGYPTQQSAYQSSQSVYGGTGLSNSSGFTGSTNTSSSQYTNFSTSAKLKDAATASSGSHYESVSSSNVGSSSASTGNSTVSANSSTNPASSVNSNNSNVNSNSSSVAASNSVSSASSSNVNTNSSSTVSGGGSSGGSGGAGGSGAGGSSSSSNPASVVAAAAAAVSSSSNKTIASGMVPNIQMQGYYDLNYTPTSLGTGRDNLGSVAYSTMTDARFTRTDNNSSPVSNVSSTMSQQAGSGGPMLNVPFYYYGGSVMPGSFQYGTPAIYPQIPAANTASGGQFAKPSYSTGYGSTSYDALSQASQDYTKGAYPSSVNQQTKSQNVANPPQTGTSSDITSSMYSKTHVALNKVNSYEKQNFHSGTPPPFNMPNTQTAGGTSAQPYGMYLPMPTAGHHNMIHQPIHQDSNSTGQRQQTSSQSKSAAKQGYSPSYWTGQN